The following coding sequences are from one Leptolyngbya sp. NIES-3755 window:
- a CDS encoding potassium-transporting ATPase subunit A (similar to AA sequence:cyanobase_aa:Ava_B0207) produces the protein MLQGWIQITLTLLIVLVITPVFGRYIARVFMEQRTLLDPVLNPVERILFSLSGVRAGEEMTGWQYARSVLYSNLAMLVLIYLIFMLQGTLPFNPTGLSAPSWDLALHTAISFVTNTNQQHYSGETTFSYFSQFAALGFMMFTSAATGIAVAIAFIRGLTGRPLGNFYSDLTRSITRILLPISLIGAVVFIAAGMPETLAGPVTVPTLENPAVSQAIARGPVAHFEIIKELGENGGGFFGINSAHPFENPNSFTNLIELVAMLSIPTSLIITYGIFANNLKQAWLVYSIPFAILIGFIIITAIGEYQGNPAVNALLGTNQAINLEGKEVRFGWAQSALFAVFTTATMCGAVNSLHDSFMPNGGFVMLSNMFLQIVFGGQGTGTAYLFAYLILAVFVTGLMVGRTPEFLGRKIEKKEVVLASFLILLVHPIAILIPAAITLAFPEQLAGISNPGFHGLSQVVYEYASAAANNGSGFEGLGDATLWWNLSASFSLLAGRYVPIVALLLLADSMSRKQPVPATAGTLRTDTGLFTGVTAGVILILGALTFFPALALGPVAEAFQIIKGIG, from the coding sequence ATGCTGCAAGGATGGATTCAAATTACGTTAACACTGCTGATTGTATTGGTAATCACGCCAGTCTTCGGTCGCTATATAGCGCGGGTATTTATGGAACAACGGACTCTGCTTGATCCAGTTCTCAATCCTGTGGAGCGCATTCTGTTTTCGCTGAGTGGAGTTCGAGCAGGTGAAGAGATGACAGGCTGGCAATATGCCCGATCCGTGTTGTACAGCAACCTAGCAATGTTGGTATTGATCTACTTGATCTTCATGCTTCAGGGAACATTACCTTTTAATCCAACAGGGTTAAGTGCGCCTTCCTGGGATCTAGCGCTGCACACTGCAATTTCTTTTGTCACGAATACCAATCAACAGCACTACTCTGGTGAGACGACCTTTAGCTATTTCAGCCAGTTTGCTGCTTTGGGCTTCATGATGTTTACTTCGGCAGCAACGGGGATCGCAGTCGCGATCGCGTTTATTCGAGGGTTAACAGGAAGACCGCTCGGAAACTTCTACAGTGATTTAACGCGATCAATTACCCGGATTTTACTACCCATTAGCTTAATCGGTGCAGTTGTGTTTATTGCGGCTGGAATGCCGGAAACGCTTGCAGGTCCAGTGACTGTCCCGACTCTGGAAAATCCGGCAGTGAGTCAAGCGATCGCACGAGGTCCAGTGGCTCACTTCGAGATTATCAAGGAACTAGGAGAAAACGGCGGCGGTTTCTTTGGAATTAACTCGGCTCATCCCTTTGAGAATCCCAACAGTTTCACGAACTTGATTGAATTGGTCGCGATGCTCTCGATTCCGACATCATTGATCATTACCTACGGCATTTTCGCCAATAACTTAAAGCAAGCTTGGTTAGTCTATAGCATTCCATTCGCGATTCTGATTGGATTTATTATCATTACAGCGATCGGGGAATATCAAGGCAATCCTGCGGTGAATGCACTGCTAGGAACGAATCAAGCGATTAATCTCGAAGGCAAAGAAGTTCGATTTGGTTGGGCGCAGTCTGCTTTGTTTGCTGTCTTTACAACCGCAACGATGTGTGGAGCAGTGAACAGTCTGCACGATTCCTTTATGCCGAATGGGGGCTTTGTCATGCTCTCGAATATGTTCCTACAAATCGTGTTCGGGGGACAGGGAACCGGAACCGCTTATCTGTTTGCCTACCTGATTCTGGCAGTGTTTGTTACAGGGTTGATGGTGGGACGGACTCCAGAATTTTTGGGGCGCAAAATTGAGAAGAAAGAGGTCGTGCTGGCAAGTTTTCTGATTTTGCTGGTTCACCCGATCGCGATTTTGATTCCAGCGGCGATTACGTTAGCCTTCCCTGAACAATTAGCAGGAATTAGCAATCCAGGGTTTCATGGATTGTCCCAAGTCGTCTACGAGTACGCTTCTGCTGCGGCAAACAATGGATCAGGGTTTGAAGGATTAGGGGATGCAACACTCTGGTGGAATTTGAGTGCTAGTTTTAGTTTGCTGGCAGGACGCTACGTTCCGATCGTTGCATTACTTCTTCTGGCGGATAGCATGTCTCGTAAGCAACCCGTTCCTGCAACGGCTGGAACTCTCCGCACTGATACAGGACTGTTTACTGGTGTCACGGCTGGCGTGATTCTGATTCTGGGCGCACTGACGTTTTTCCCAGCACTTGCGTTAGGTCCAGTTGCAGAAGCGTTTCAGATTATCAAAGGAATTGGGTAG
- a CDS encoding potassium-transporting ATPase subunit B (similar to AA sequence:cyanobase_aa:LBDG_57620) — protein MKNESATPSRPVQVSTSRGDRKHTPKANLKGLYQRAIRESFIKLDPRIAVRNPVMFVVWMGTIVTLLVTINPNLFGTVQSDIGQQRSLNGIITFILFFTVLFANFAEAIAEGRGKAQADALRSTRSDTIARKILPDSKIQEVNSTELRRGDQVKVTAGDMIPADGEVIQGMGSVDESAITGESAPVLKQPGTDIASSVTGGTRLLSDELIVRITSDPGQGFIDRMISLVEGAERSKTPNEIALTVLLAVLTQVFLIVVATTPSISGYIASFLDSTVGTPTGNSLRSGTSIAILISLLVALIPTTIGGLLSAIGIAGMDRVAQFNVIATSGRAVEACGDVNTLVLDKTGTITLGNRLADEFIPVNGHSVEEVARICLAASLFDETPEGRSIVQLAQRLGARFDLNGQAAEGIEFSARTRMSGTDLDSNEYRKGAVDAIKGFVRSRGGQVPTSLDQAYERVSRLGGTPLAVCEGNDIYGVIYLKDIVKPGLRERFDQLRRMGVKTIMLTGDNRITASVIAQEAGVDDFIAEATPEDKIDVIRGEQSQGKLVAMTGDGTNDAPALAQANVGVAMNSGTQAAKEAANMVDLDSDPTKLIDLVTIGKQLLITRGALTTFSVANDIAKYFAIIPTIFAAAGIGALNIMGLKSAQSAIVSALIYNAVIIPVLIPLALRGVQFRPLTADQLLQRNILIYGLGGIIAPFIAIKAIDLILPLS, from the coding sequence ATGAAGAACGAATCCGCTACACCTTCGCGCCCAGTTCAGGTCTCTACCAGTCGCGGCGATCGTAAACACACCCCGAAAGCGAATCTCAAAGGACTGTATCAACGAGCCATTCGAGAATCTTTTATCAAGCTAGATCCACGAATTGCGGTGCGAAATCCAGTCATGTTTGTCGTGTGGATGGGAACGATCGTGACGCTATTAGTTACCATCAATCCAAATCTGTTTGGAACCGTTCAATCAGATATTGGTCAACAGCGATCGCTCAATGGCATCATCACGTTTATTCTCTTTTTCACGGTTTTATTTGCTAATTTTGCGGAAGCGATCGCAGAAGGACGAGGAAAAGCACAAGCAGACGCTTTAAGATCAACCCGCTCCGACACGATTGCGCGTAAGATACTGCCCGACAGCAAGATTCAGGAAGTGAACTCGACCGAATTGCGCCGAGGCGATCAGGTAAAAGTGACTGCGGGAGATATGATTCCTGCCGATGGCGAAGTGATTCAGGGAATGGGTTCTGTGGATGAATCAGCCATTACCGGGGAATCTGCGCCTGTTTTGAAACAACCCGGTACAGACATTGCGAGTTCTGTCACAGGGGGGACTCGTCTACTATCGGATGAACTGATTGTGCGGATCACGTCTGATCCGGGTCAGGGATTTATCGATCGTATGATTTCCCTCGTCGAAGGAGCCGAACGCAGCAAAACCCCGAATGAAATTGCTCTAACGGTTTTACTGGCAGTGCTGACTCAGGTGTTTCTGATTGTTGTTGCGACGACTCCCTCGATTTCTGGCTACATTGCTAGTTTCTTAGATAGTACTGTCGGAACACCAACAGGTAACAGTCTCCGCTCTGGAACCAGTATTGCCATTCTCATCTCGCTTTTGGTGGCGCTGATTCCGACTACGATCGGCGGATTGTTAAGTGCGATCGGGATTGCAGGGATGGACCGGGTCGCTCAATTCAACGTGATTGCTACCTCTGGACGTGCTGTAGAAGCTTGCGGTGATGTCAATACGCTCGTTTTGGATAAAACCGGGACGATTACATTGGGAAACCGTTTAGCTGATGAGTTTATTCCCGTTAATGGTCATTCCGTTGAGGAAGTTGCTCGGATTTGTTTAGCTGCCAGTCTCTTTGATGAAACCCCGGAAGGAAGATCGATCGTTCAACTCGCTCAAAGATTAGGTGCAAGATTCGATCTCAATGGGCAAGCCGCAGAAGGGATCGAATTCTCCGCCCGGACTCGCATGAGTGGAACCGATTTAGATAGCAACGAGTACCGCAAAGGAGCAGTAGACGCGATCAAAGGATTTGTGCGATCGCGTGGAGGTCAAGTTCCTACATCACTCGATCAAGCTTATGAACGAGTGTCTCGCCTTGGGGGAACACCGCTTGCTGTCTGCGAAGGCAATGATATTTACGGTGTGATTTACCTCAAGGACATTGTAAAACCAGGATTGCGAGAACGATTTGATCAACTGCGACGCATGGGAGTAAAAACGATCATGCTAACTGGAGATAATCGCATTACGGCATCTGTAATCGCTCAAGAAGCTGGAGTCGATGATTTTATTGCCGAAGCGACTCCTGAAGACAAAATCGATGTAATTCGGGGTGAACAGTCTCAAGGTAAGCTCGTTGCGATGACCGGAGATGGAACAAATGATGCTCCCGCTCTAGCTCAAGCCAATGTGGGTGTAGCCATGAATTCCGGGACACAGGCAGCCAAAGAAGCAGCGAACATGGTGGACTTAGATTCTGATCCCACTAAACTGATCGATCTCGTGACGATCGGTAAACAATTACTGATTACTCGTGGTGCATTAACCACCTTCTCTGTTGCCAATGACATCGCCAAATACTTTGCGATCATTCCCACAATCTTTGCTGCTGCTGGAATCGGAGCGCTGAACATCATGGGCTTAAAAAGTGCCCAATCTGCGATCGTCTCTGCTCTAATTTATAACGCTGTCATCATCCCCGTTCTGATTCCTCTAGCACTGCGAGGTGTTCAGTTTCGACCGCTCACTGCCGATCAACTTCTGCAACGCAACATTTTGATTTATGGATTGGGCGGCATTATTGCGCCATTTATTGCCATTAAAGCGATCGACCTAATTCTGCCACTGTCTTAA
- a CDS encoding K+-transporting ATPase, F subunit (similar to AA sequence:cyanobase_aa:Npun_F0720), with protein sequence MNLHPLKSSLPVLETVSEIWFQSRKQKLPRYLFLALCFNLIVAPVVYAASSNEVSRTQAWTLGLLGIGTVALSIYLFFVMFVPEKF encoded by the coding sequence ATGAATCTCCATCCTCTAAAATCATCCCTTCCCGTCTTGGAAACAGTTTCAGAAATCTGGTTCCAATCGCGCAAACAAAAACTACCCCGGTACTTATTTCTAGCGTTATGCTTCAACCTGATTGTTGCGCCTGTGGTTTATGCTGCGAGTAGCAATGAAGTCTCCCGGACTCAAGCCTGGACATTAGGGCTACTGGGAATAGGAACCGTAGCACTTTCTATCTATCTGTTCTTTGTCATGTTTGTACCGGAGAAATTCTAA
- a CDS encoding P-type ATPase, high-affinity potassium transport system, C chain (similar to AA sequence:cyanobase_aa:LBDG_57600) — MSVVREAGRAIRATLVFWVITALIYPLLMVAVGQIAFPFQANGSILTNAQGQPVGSALIGQPFSSDRYFNSRPSTTSYSTADPTKDTAGILKTGVSGASNLAPSNPDLLKRVQETVAQLKQAGIEPTADLIYTSGSSLDPHITPEAAQAQIARVARTRGLQSNQLEALINQNTDSRFLGIFGEPGVNVLKLNLALDALSR, encoded by the coding sequence ATGAGTGTTGTACGCGAAGCAGGTAGAGCCATTCGAGCTACCCTGGTATTCTGGGTGATTACTGCCCTTATTTACCCGTTGCTGATGGTTGCTGTTGGGCAAATTGCCTTTCCGTTTCAGGCAAATGGAAGCATTCTCACTAATGCTCAGGGTCAACCTGTCGGATCAGCTTTAATTGGACAGCCTTTTAGTAGCGATCGCTATTTTAACAGTCGTCCCAGCACAACCAGTTACAGCACCGCTGATCCAACCAAGGATACTGCTGGTATTTTGAAAACGGGTGTGTCAGGTGCGAGTAACTTAGCTCCTTCCAATCCTGATTTGCTCAAGCGAGTTCAAGAAACAGTGGCTCAATTAAAACAGGCAGGCATTGAACCCACCGCTGATCTGATCTACACTTCTGGTTCCAGCCTTGATCCTCATATCACTCCCGAAGCTGCCCAAGCGCAGATCGCACGAGTGGCAAGAACGCGAGGACTCCAATCGAATCAACTCGAAGCGTTGATCAATCAGAATACGGACAGTCGTTTCTTAGGCATTTTTGGTGAACCAGGAGTCAATGTCTTGAAGCTTAATCTAGCGCTGGATGCTCTTAGTCGCTAG
- a CDS encoding osmosensitive K channel His kinase sensor (similar to AA sequence:cyanobase_aa:LBDG_45000), with amino-acid sequence MYHSSNPSPDSSYIRPAQRGKHKIFIGMAPGVGKTYRMLEEGHRLRQEGMDVVVGLLETHNRQETAQRSEGLEVVPRHQINCTDITLSEMDTDAILARQPQLVLIDELAHTNVPGSGREKRYQDVEVVLAAGIDVYSTVNIQHLESLNDLVARITGIVVRERIPDRLLEEADQVVLIDVTPETLEERLKDGKIYAPEKVDQSLQNFFQRRNLIALRELALREIADNIEEDALEQASNGIETNAPYCNIHERVLVCVSTYPNAIQLIRRGARIAGYMHAPFYCLFVNDPDRFLTKVESLHIETCERLCKEFGGEFIRLTDYDKVKAIAEIARTYRITQIVIGESQRSRWRLMLRGSLTHKLLRSLKNIDVHIIATDKTS; translated from the coding sequence ATGTACCACTCATCCAATCCCTCTCCTGATAGTTCCTACATCCGCCCTGCCCAGCGAGGAAAGCATAAAATCTTTATTGGCATGGCACCCGGTGTGGGTAAAACCTACCGAATGCTAGAAGAGGGGCATCGTCTTCGGCAAGAGGGAATGGATGTCGTCGTTGGTTTACTCGAAACCCACAATCGGCAAGAAACAGCACAGCGCTCAGAAGGGCTAGAAGTGGTTCCTCGGCATCAAATTAACTGCACTGACATCACTTTGTCTGAAATGGACACAGATGCGATCCTTGCTCGTCAACCGCAACTGGTCTTGATTGATGAACTCGCTCATACCAATGTCCCTGGTTCTGGGCGGGAAAAACGCTATCAGGATGTAGAAGTCGTTTTGGCGGCAGGGATTGATGTCTACTCAACCGTGAACATTCAGCATTTAGAAAGCCTCAATGATTTGGTTGCTCGAATTACAGGGATTGTGGTTCGAGAACGAATTCCCGATCGCTTATTGGAAGAAGCGGATCAGGTAGTATTGATCGATGTGACCCCGGAGACGCTAGAAGAGCGCCTAAAAGACGGTAAAATCTACGCCCCTGAGAAAGTTGATCAGTCTCTACAAAACTTCTTTCAGCGGCGTAATCTTATCGCTTTGAGAGAACTGGCACTGCGAGAGATCGCGGACAACATTGAAGAAGATGCCCTTGAGCAAGCCTCAAATGGAATCGAAACGAATGCTCCTTATTGCAACATTCACGAACGGGTATTAGTGTGTGTCTCAACGTATCCCAATGCCATTCAACTGATTCGGCGCGGCGCTCGAATTGCTGGGTATATGCACGCTCCGTTCTATTGTTTGTTTGTGAATGATCCAGATCGGTTTCTGACAAAAGTGGAAAGCTTACACATCGAAACGTGTGAAAGGCTCTGTAAGGAGTTTGGTGGAGAATTTATTCGACTGACAGACTACGACAAAGTAAAAGCGATCGCAGAAATCGCCAGAACCTACCGCATTACTCAGATTGTGATCGGGGAGAGTCAGCGATCGAGATGGAGATTAATGCTGCGTGGCTCCCTCACTCATAAATTATTGCGATCGCTGAAAAACATTGATGTTCACATCATTGCAACGGACAAAACAAGCTAG
- a CDS encoding hypothetical protein (similar to AA sequence:cyanobase_aa:AM1_1755): MNRVTVQSELFVELSDEQQEVVSGGISLKDLINTTFNFNNESLGFKADAQSGPGGSTVSQIVTAEKSAIDTSALKDFQLNFDPKGLIVY; encoded by the coding sequence ATGAACCGTGTTACTGTGCAATCTGAATTGTTCGTTGAACTGTCTGATGAACAACAAGAAGTCGTCTCTGGTGGAATCAGCCTGAAAGATTTGATCAACACGACCTTCAACTTCAATAATGAGTCGCTCGGATTCAAAGCAGATGCTCAATCAGGTCCGGGTGGCAGCACCGTGAGCCAAATCGTGACCGCTGAGAAAAGCGCGATCGACACCAGCGCTCTCAAAGACTTTCAACTGAACTTCGATCCGAAGGGCTTGATCGTCTACTAA
- a CDS encoding HlyD family secretion protein (similar to AA sequence:cyanobase_aa:AM1_1758) — translation MEETPIQVPTLSHNEFLPRLSPWAIAGGGVMLTVFGAAIVLSTVLKYNVTVKAPATVRPAGDLRLVQSAIEGTVKEITVKENQKVKAGDIVARMDDSRLMTTKSQLEGDLRQGRLQLNQVNAQIQALDSQIAAESNVVDRSVQAAEAQLRSQQRVFQDQQSTAASNVDEARAALNLAQDELRRFRQLAAQGAVPALTLKAKEAAVQVAQAKVDRASTALNPTDAEIARAQEEIAQTQARGASTLATLRQQREQLLQNQIELQRQLDRTSKELQQVERSFDQSVVRAPISGTVLQLNLRNADQVVRSGEAIAFIAPQNAPFVLKGQIAAQDIDKVKPGQTIQMRVSACPFPDYGTLNGVIKTVAPDARPAIENAPATYEITMEPAQSFVGDERRQCPLQAGMEGSVDVISRQETVVQFLLRKTRLISNL, via the coding sequence ATGGAAGAAACCCCCATTCAAGTTCCAACCCTCAGTCACAACGAGTTCCTACCGCGTCTGAGTCCTTGGGCGATCGCGGGTGGTGGGGTGATGCTGACGGTGTTTGGAGCAGCCATTGTGTTGTCTACAGTGCTGAAGTATAACGTGACGGTGAAAGCGCCTGCGACGGTGCGACCTGCGGGAGATTTGCGACTGGTGCAATCTGCGATCGAGGGAACGGTGAAAGAGATCACGGTGAAAGAGAATCAGAAAGTGAAAGCGGGTGATATTGTTGCTCGGATGGATGATTCTCGATTGATGACGACAAAGAGTCAGCTTGAAGGTGATTTGCGACAGGGAAGATTGCAATTAAATCAGGTGAATGCTCAGATTCAAGCACTAGATAGTCAGATTGCAGCCGAATCGAATGTGGTCGATCGGAGTGTTCAAGCCGCAGAAGCTCAATTGAGAAGCCAGCAAAGAGTGTTCCAAGATCAGCAGTCAACTGCCGCATCGAATGTAGATGAAGCGAGAGCGGCACTGAATTTGGCACAGGATGAATTGAGACGATTTCGACAGTTAGCAGCACAGGGAGCAGTTCCAGCACTGACCTTGAAAGCAAAAGAAGCAGCGGTTCAAGTCGCACAAGCAAAAGTCGATCGAGCCAGTACCGCTTTGAATCCAACGGATGCTGAAATTGCCAGAGCACAGGAAGAAATTGCTCAAACTCAAGCACGAGGAGCTTCGACACTCGCAACATTGAGACAGCAGCGAGAACAGTTATTGCAAAACCAGATTGAACTTCAGCGACAACTCGATCGCACTTCAAAAGAATTGCAGCAGGTTGAACGCAGCTTTGATCAAAGTGTCGTTCGTGCACCGATTTCGGGAACGGTTCTGCAATTGAACTTACGCAATGCGGATCAAGTGGTGCGATCGGGAGAAGCGATCGCGTTTATTGCACCTCAAAATGCTCCGTTTGTTCTGAAAGGTCAAATCGCGGCACAGGACATCGATAAAGTGAAACCTGGACAAACCATTCAGATGCGGGTTTCAGCTTGTCCATTCCCCGATTATGGAACCTTGAACGGTGTGATCAAAACGGTTGCTCCGGATGCTCGACCTGCGATCGAGAATGCCCCTGCCACCTATGAAATCACGATGGAGCCTGCTCAATCTTTTGTTGGAGATGAACGGCGGCAATGTCCGTTACAAGCAGGCATGGAGGGAAGTGTTGATGTGATTTCACGTCAAGAAACGGTGGTGCAATTTTTACTGAGAAAGACGCGACTGATCTCAAACCTCTAA
- a CDS encoding ABC transporter ATP-binding protein (similar to AA sequence:cyanobase_aa:alr1201): MVASFKQGYACVSQLSEEDCGAACLASISKHYGQVISIARCREAVGTGQLGTTLLGLRRGFETLGFKTRSVKVSEQVLDRLNELPLPGVIHWQGYHWVVFYGKRGRKFVIADPALGLRYVDRQELMSAWNGIMLLLELDTETFSQTKPDEKSGFGRFLARILPYRSLLLSALLINLVLGVLSLASPFLLQILTDDVLVRQDAQLLTVVVVSVIVLSLFSGSLQLLQSTLIAHFSQRLQLGFVLEFGYKILRLPLSYYETRRSGEIISRLRDINEINQLLSQVVVTLPSQFFIALISLAFMLFYSWKLTSAVIVIGFLMTVSVVPFLPTLQKATRNLLVLSSENQGVLVETFKGALVMKSTNAAPQFWEELQSRFGRLANLNFSTTQIGIVTGTFTQQVSRIGSVLLLGLGSYLVINKELSIGQLLAFNGMQGNVLAFMSAILGLVDEYYRSQTAVSRVSEVIDATPEVQNQTQKPFAHLSSEADIVCNRLNFHHAGRVDLMEDFSLSLPGGTAIALIGTSGCGKSTLAKLIAGLYEPNSGNIRVGYYNLQDLSLDCLRQQVVYVPQDAHFWSRTIVENFRLGTPYISFEQIVKACQMAGADDFISQLPNQYQTVLGEFGANLSGGQRQRLAIARGIVTDPPVLILDESTAGLDPVSEAQVLDRLLKSRRGKTTIMITHRPSVIDRSDWVVLLDRGQVKIQGSPSELRAKSGEHLKFLSY; encoded by the coding sequence ATGGTTGCTTCATTCAAACAAGGATATGCCTGTGTTTCTCAATTGAGCGAAGAAGATTGTGGAGCAGCTTGCCTCGCCTCAATTAGCAAACACTACGGACAAGTCATTAGTATTGCACGATGTCGAGAAGCCGTTGGAACAGGACAACTCGGAACGACGCTGTTAGGGCTGAGACGCGGATTTGAAACATTGGGATTCAAAACGCGATCGGTCAAAGTTTCAGAACAAGTTCTCGATCGACTAAATGAACTACCATTGCCCGGTGTGATTCACTGGCAGGGTTATCACTGGGTGGTGTTCTACGGCAAGCGGGGACGAAAGTTCGTGATTGCTGATCCGGCTTTGGGATTGCGCTATGTCGATCGACAAGAACTAATGTCGGCTTGGAATGGCATTATGTTGCTGTTGGAGCTTGACACGGAGACTTTTTCGCAGACGAAACCGGATGAAAAGAGCGGGTTTGGGCGATTTTTGGCGCGGATTTTGCCGTATCGATCGCTTCTACTCAGTGCATTGCTAATCAATCTCGTATTAGGCGTTCTTTCGTTAGCGAGTCCATTCCTGCTTCAAATTCTCACCGACGATGTTTTAGTGAGACAAGATGCTCAGCTTCTTACTGTAGTCGTTGTCAGTGTGATTGTTCTGAGCTTATTTAGCGGAAGCTTACAGCTATTACAATCGACTTTGATTGCTCACTTTAGTCAAAGATTACAGTTAGGATTCGTGCTGGAATTTGGGTATAAGATTCTTAGATTACCGTTGAGCTACTACGAAACTCGCCGAAGTGGTGAGATCATCAGTCGATTGCGCGATATCAATGAAATTAATCAATTACTGTCTCAAGTGGTCGTGACCTTGCCCAGTCAGTTTTTCATCGCGCTGATTTCACTGGCTTTTATGTTGTTCTATAGCTGGAAATTAACCAGTGCAGTGATTGTAATTGGGTTTCTGATGACAGTTTCTGTTGTTCCGTTTCTTCCCACTTTGCAGAAAGCGACTCGAAATCTCTTAGTGCTTTCTTCCGAGAATCAAGGGGTGTTAGTTGAAACCTTTAAGGGTGCTTTGGTGATGAAATCGACAAATGCGGCTCCTCAGTTCTGGGAAGAGTTGCAGAGCCGATTCGGACGATTAGCGAATCTCAACTTTAGTACCACTCAGATTGGGATTGTGACGGGCACCTTTACGCAGCAAGTTAGCAGAATTGGCAGTGTTCTACTGTTGGGATTGGGGAGCTATTTAGTCATCAATAAAGAACTTAGTATTGGTCAATTGTTAGCATTTAATGGAATGCAGGGGAATGTTCTCGCATTCATGAGCGCGATTCTGGGATTGGTGGATGAATACTATCGATCGCAAACCGCAGTCAGTCGCGTTTCAGAAGTAATCGATGCGACTCCAGAAGTTCAGAACCAGACACAGAAACCGTTTGCTCATCTCTCTAGTGAAGCGGATATCGTCTGTAATCGATTGAATTTCCATCATGCAGGACGAGTTGATTTGATGGAAGATTTTTCTCTGAGCTTGCCGGGTGGAACTGCGATCGCATTAATCGGTACATCGGGCTGCGGAAAAAGCACTTTAGCAAAACTAATCGCGGGACTCTACGAACCTAATTCTGGCAACATTCGGGTTGGTTACTACAACTTACAAGATCTCTCACTCGATTGTTTACGCCAACAAGTCGTTTACGTCCCCCAAGATGCTCATTTCTGGAGTCGAACGATCGTTGAAAATTTCCGTTTAGGAACTCCATACATTTCATTTGAACAGATTGTTAAAGCGTGTCAAATGGCTGGGGCAGATGACTTTATTAGCCAGCTACCCAACCAATATCAAACAGTGCTCGGAGAATTTGGAGCGAACCTTTCTGGAGGACAACGGCAGAGATTAGCGATCGCTCGCGGAATTGTGACTGATCCGCCTGTATTAATCCTGGACGAATCGACCGCAGGGCTTGATCCGGTCAGTGAAGCTCAAGTCCTCGATCGCTTACTCAAATCGAGACGGGGTAAAACGACCATCATGATTACGCATCGTCCGAGTGTGATTGATCGATCGGATTGGGTGGTATTGCTCGATCGAGGTCAGGTGAAAATTCAGGGATCTCCAAGCGAACTCAGAGCTAAGTCTGGCGAACATTTGAAATTTTTATCGTATTAG
- a CDS encoding hypothetical protein (similar to AA sequence:cyanobase_aa:Ava_1540): MVAKTFNLLSIGERGVGKTVFLAGSYTELQGEYSSEHPKAAWFDCQDQEVRSNIEKILFHVQNTGLYPPATIKITNFNFDLKYQGWWGVKTRCKFRWWDIPGEACHIRNPDFQELVLKSQGCCVFISAPGLIHDREYAQTLADLFDQVVAIASLVNQQRLNYSFAIVLTKCDLLESGTVTQLQIEQNLQPLITRLDALKASYQKFYSAIPVVSMQGTSTLNARGAADPLLWLLAQLNKHHHFQPNHNLATGLAQTALTQQMFPSNLRKSVALLAIASISLLGVAIALLFSLGLFTMTPDQVPVNEQKIHF, translated from the coding sequence ATGGTTGCTAAAACTTTCAATCTTCTCAGTATCGGTGAACGTGGGGTCGGTAAAACAGTCTTCTTAGCTGGAAGTTACACGGAATTGCAGGGAGAGTATTCTTCTGAACATCCGAAAGCGGCTTGGTTTGACTGTCAAGATCAAGAAGTTCGATCGAACATTGAAAAAATTCTGTTCCATGTTCAAAACACAGGGCTGTATCCACCGGCAACGATCAAAATTACGAACTTTAACTTTGATTTGAAGTATCAAGGCTGGTGGGGAGTAAAAACCCGCTGTAAGTTCCGCTGGTGGGATATTCCAGGAGAAGCCTGTCACATTCGTAACCCTGATTTTCAAGAGCTTGTATTGAAATCACAGGGGTGCTGTGTGTTTATTAGCGCCCCTGGATTAATTCACGATCGAGAATATGCCCAAACTCTAGCAGATTTATTTGATCAAGTCGTTGCGATCGCATCTCTGGTGAATCAGCAGCGATTGAATTATTCCTTCGCGATCGTTCTGACAAAGTGTGATTTGCTCGAATCTGGAACAGTCACACAGCTTCAAATCGAGCAAAATCTACAGCCCTTAATCACTCGACTCGATGCACTCAAAGCCAGCTACCAGAAATTCTATTCGGCAATCCCAGTCGTCTCAATGCAAGGGACTTCGACTTTAAATGCACGAGGAGCCGCAGACCCGTTACTTTGGTTACTTGCACAGTTAAACAAACACCATCATTTTCAACCCAATCACAATCTAGCAACAGGTTTAGCTCAAACTGCACTGACACAACAGATGTTCCCATCGAATCTCCGTAAGTCAGTGGCTCTACTTGCGATCGCCAGTATTAGCCTTCTGGGCGTTGCGATCGCATTGTTATTTTCGCTGGGATTGTTTACGATGACTCCAGATCAAGTGCCCGTTAATGAGCAAAAAATACATTTCTAA